The region TCCGGCCAAATGTAGGTCCCGTCCTCTGTGGGAACCACGGCTTCAGCCTGAAAGAATTCCTCCGCCGCGGCAGCCACCAGCACCGGAAGTTTGAGTTTGCCGCTCTTTTTATCCTCCACGTATTTTCCCCAGCCGTCCTTGCCCTCAAAGGCAAAACAGATGTGCAGAGCGGTCTTGGCCCGGGTGAAAGCCACGTAGAGGTTGTTCATTTCCTCCAGCAGGGCGCGGTTCTCGGTGCTCTCAGCCAAGGCTTTGTGGCTGGAAGCCTTGATCACATCGGCATAGTGGTAGGTGAGGCCAAAATCACGCAGGTCCTGAAAATCGGCCCCGGTGAAGTCGGCGTAGGCCTTGAGATGGGCATGATCGTTGCCGCCCCGGCTGCTGAGGTTGTAAAAGAGAAACACGCGGTCGAACTGCAAGCCCTTGGATTTGTGTACAGTTAGCAATTGCAGGGAGCCTCCGCCCTCCACCGAAACCTGCTTCAGGAAATCCTGGCCGTCGTTGTCGGTGAGATAATCCAGGAAAGCGGGAATGCTGACATCTTTCTGGGTGGTGGCCAGCTCAAAGTCGCGTACAAGACTGAGGAAGGCATGGATGTTCAGATAATCGCGCTCGAAGGCCTGGGGGTTGGCAGACTCAGCCGCGGCCCCCTTGCGCAGCGGCAGACAACGGTCTGTGAGCGCCCGGCAGGCTTGGGAGATCGATCCGGACTGCTCCTGGGAGAGTTTGTAAAGCCCAGCCGCGAGGGGACAGGCAGAGAAATCCGGCTCAAGCCCGGCTTCCCGGGCTACGCTTAGCTCGTCCGCGACTTTCTTTAGCTCCGTCGCGTTGAGCAGGATGTAGTTCGAGCGCAGCACCTCCAGAAAATCCAGCCAATCACGCCAGGCCAGCCAGCGCAGCCACGCCAGCAGCGGTGAAACCCAGGCGTGATCAGGCAAAGTGCTGGAAGGCTGATAGATGCTGCCGATTTCCGCGGCATCCAGCAAGGGCTGGAAGGCGGCCAGCTCTTTGCCCGTGCGGCAGATCAGGGCCATGCTTTCCCGACTGTCCTTGGGGCTGTGGGGTTTGATGAAATCGCGGACAAAATCGCGGTGGATGCTGCCGAGGCTTTTTCCGGCCTCACTTTTGGAATAGGCAGAGGCGCGAAATTCGATCCGGGTTTGGGGATCGAGTTCTTTCATGGCATGCTCGAGCGGCTTGTAATACCAGCTTAACTCAAACTCCCGCAACCGATTGCTGATCAGGGACGAACTGAAAACACGGTTGACGAAGGAGACCATCAGTTCGCTGCTGCGGTAGGATTTATCCAGGGATTCCAGCCGCAGATCGCTCAGAGCGCCGAAGATGGAGCGCAAATTGAGCAACAGCTTTCGTTCTCCGCCACGCCAGCCGAAGATGGACTGCTTTTCATCCCCCACCACGATCATGCCGCCAAAATCCTTGGTGCCCTCACCACTGGTGATCTCCTCGATGATGGGTTTGAGGATGGCGAATTGGATCAGCGAAGTGTCCTGAAATTCGTCGATCAGAATGAAGCGGCTGCGGTGGGCCAGAAACTGGTAAAATTCGGTGGCGACGGCCTCCTCCTGCATGTCGAATTGAGGCGGGTCAGTGCTGAAGAGCGCTTCCAGGGTGAACCAGGAAATGTCGTCATAGGTCATGTTCTTGTAGCGGTAGATCAGTTTGTCATATTCCGCCAGAATGGCCGACCAGACCGAGAGGATCTCCTCCTGTTCGGGCAAAAAGTGGGTGTGCAGCAAGAAATCGGCCAGATGTCCGTAAATTCCGGTTTGCAGTTCCAGGAGGGTCTGTTTCACCTCCGCCAGGCCTTTGCGCTTGAATTTGTTCGAGTCCGCGATCTTGCCTTCGGGGCAATTCTGAAACAGCCGGAGGTAGCCGTCGGGCCGGTCACAGAGTTTGGCCAGGGCCTCCCGCAACCCGGCAAAGGTATCCGGAAAGAGGGGAAACAGCTTGCGGAACTTCTCCACGACGCACTCTTCCGGCGCCAGGTCCGGCCGGCTCTGCTCCATGAGGGAGACCAGAAGTTCCAGATTTTCCCGGATGGCCGCGCGGTGCTGATCCCGCGCCGCGGGATCGCCTTGCTTGAAAAGCTGCCAGAGAGTTCCCTCCGCCGGAGTTTGCCGCTCTCCCTTCCTGATCTGGAAATGCAGCCAGCGCTGTTCGATCAGCGATTTGAAGAAGTGCCGGTACTCGTCCAGCGAAGGGCTGATCTTGCGGCTGAGCAGGCTGTCCAGCTTGGACTTGAATTCCGGCCGCATCAGGTGTTGGAGCAGAAAGGGCAGCCGTTTATCCACTGCCTTGATGTCGATCTCGAAATTTTCGATGCTGCGCAGGGGTCGCACGATGTTGCGGAAAACGCTGTTGATATAGGCATCGATGGTCATCACCTGCAGCTGCTTGCGGTCGGAGGATAGGGCGCGCAGAGCACGGTTGAGCAGGGCAAGGTCCTGGTCAGTTAGTTCCGGCTTTGCCTTATCCGGCCAGAGGCTGTCCAGCAAACCGCGCCGCTCCCGGGCGATCTTGTCCGTGGCCGGTTTGTCGTTGCAAAGCAAGGCCAGATGGGCGTTTATTCTTTCACGGATCTCCGCTGTGGCCTTTTTGGTGAAGGTGAGCACAAGGATGTTGTCCAGGCTGAAATCCTGGTTTTTGCCGTAGAAGCCCAGAATGACGCGGATGTATTCCAGGGCGAGGCGATAGGTTTTGCCCGTGCCGGCGCTGGCGGTGATGATCTTGCTGGAAAACTGGCTCATGCCTCACCTCCCTTGTCCGCACGGAACAGGTCAGCGCGGGTGACAGCGGCCAGTTTCTCCCGGTCACCGGCTTTTTTGCCAAGGGTAAATCCCCGATCCAGAACGTCTTTAAAGCTATCCTCCAGTCCTTCCCGCCAGTCCTGGCGGCGCTTGTCAGTGATCTTTTTGCCACCCGTTTCCTGCCTGAAAACAAGCCAGAACAGGGATTGCAATTCCTTGCCCTGCCAGGCCTCGTCCAGCAGATAGTACAGCCACTCATAGAAGATCAGTTGCCCGTCGTCGCCATTGCCGGTCTTGAAATCCACGATGTAATTGAGTTCCGGGCATTCTACGCGCAGGTCCGCCTTGCCGTGAATCCAGAGCGAATAGTCCCGGTCCCCATGGGTCACGCAGACCAGCTTGCGGCCTTCGCTTTCCTCTTTGGTCATGAATTCCTCTTCCGGAATCAGCCGGAAGGAAACTTCTTGCAGCCGGGGTTTCAGAAACTCGAAGAAAAACTCGCGAATGGATTCCACCAGATTGTCCGAGATGATGCTCACCAGAAACTCGTGGTTGTAGTTTTGCGGGATCTTGTAGAGGTAGAGTTGGTCAGGGTCGTTCAAGATCCTGCCCAAGGCTTCCGCCAGGCCTTTGGAATCCGTGAAAGCCTTTTCCAGACCGGGCAGGTCGGCCTCCTCCCTGGCCAGAGGCAGCAGCACAGACGAAAGAAAGGAGTGCATGATGCTGCCAAAGAGTTTGCGCGTGAGGGTTTCCTGCGGACGCAGTTCCAGTTCCGGAAGCTTGCGCAGATGCTCCAGATACCAGGCGAAGGGGTTTTTTTTGAACCAGGCCAGGCTGTAATAGCTGGTGTGGACGCGCCCGCCCGCCCCAAAATCTTTCTGGGGAGAACAGGGCAGAGTGAAAAAGTCCCCGTCCGGCTGGTCCAGCCCACAGAAGGCCTTGTCGGCGAGCCCGGGAAGGCTCTCCGCGGGGTCCGGAGCAGCCTCAAAGCCAGCCAGATAGAGTTTGGATATCCGCGGCGCCAGCTGCACTGTCTGCTCTTCCGGCTTCTCCCTGTTCACCTCCGGCAACGCGCCGTCCGCCATGGCCTGAACCAGTTCGGTTACAAAGCTGCCCGGCTCGATGTCCTTTTCCTGGTCGCGGTAGCTGAAGATCACGCAACGCCTGCTGGTGAGCACGGTGCGCAGAAAATAGTAGCGTTCACGCTCGCGGAGGTCGGGATAGCTTTTCAGGCCCAGACTGGCGCGCTGGTTTTCGTTGAGCAACCAGACCGGGCTTGGATTTGAAGGGATTTCCCCCTCGGTGGCATGGAAGAAGTAAACGCTGTGGTGCTGCAGGTCGCGCAGATCCAACAGGTTGCTCACCTCCACGCGGGATTCAGCCTCCAAAGCCTGCTGGAAGCTGAACTTGCCGCTACCCAGGGATTCCAGGAACAGCTGCAGAATGGCCGCGGCCAGGCTCACTCCGCCGCAGCCGAAGAGCGCTTCCCAGTCGCTTACAATGGCCAGGTTTTCCAGGCTGGCAAAGTTGGAGAGCCGCTCGTAGAAGACATCCAGGATATCGCTGTGCAGCAGTTCCTCTTCCCGGCACAGGTCCTGGATCCGCAGACCCTCAGGAATGTCGACCAAATCGATGAGGTCTTTGGGCCGGGCGATCCTGCCCAGCTGGCGGAGGAGGGCAAAGTGTTTGTGCAAAACCACCCTAAGCAGGGGAAAACCCTGCTTGCGGTAAAGTTTGCTCAAAAGCCGCAGCTCGCTGTCCACGTAGAGGATATCCTTTTGCAGCATGTATCTCAGCTCTTCCAGCAGCGGGGCCTTATCCGCGGCTGAGAGCCCGTGATAGCGCAGAAAACCCTCTTGCGCGCAGGCATCCAGGATGAGTCGCAGCGGCAGGAAGGATTCTTCCAGCGTGGCCTGCATCGCCTCCAGGTGCCTTTGGAAAACACGCAGCAGCTGAAAGACGTTGCTGCCAACGATGGATTCGGAGCGGGGGATGGCAAAGCGGGCAGGATCGAACAAATCACGGTAATGGGCCTGGTTGAAATGGCTGTCCACGATCACCGCATCACCCTCTTCCCCACTGGCCTGGGCATGGTTGGCGAGGAAGGCCAGCACCATCTGTTCGGCGTTTTCGCATTCCACGATCTCCAGTTGCCTGAGCTTGTATTCCGCCGCTTCCAGGCTGGCCAGGTCGATGCGGGGTGGCTCCAGATCACGGTTTTCTTCCGCCGGGGCCTGCGCCAGCACCAGCACCTCGTTGCCGGCATGTTCCAAAGCATCCAGCAACGCTTTTTCCAGCCGGCTGTAATAATATTGGTTCACGAAAACCACTTTCCGGCCGGAGAAATGAACCCGGGCGCGGTCGGCCCGGCGAGTGAAGATGGGATCGCTGCAGGCCAGTTCCTCCAGTTTGCCCTGATACCGGGAGCGGATCTCCAGAACCCGGAGCAGGTAATCCTCCTGCCAGTTCAGCAGCGTCATCTGGGCGCGGCCGGGAAGGTCGTGCAGGATCTGGCTGTCCACGTTTTCGTCGCAAAGTTCCTCAAAGAACTGGAAGAAGTGGCCGCCCCACTCCACGATGTCGAAATAGCCGTTGATGTGGAAATACTCCCGGTCTTCCTCCAGCAAGGATTGGTAGAGACAGAGCAAGCGCTTGTCGTCACTGATCCGCGGCAGGGAGGGGAGCAGCAGCGCGGCTTTGAAATCCTCCATCGCCACAAACTCGCAATCCTGCAGGGCCCAGCCTTCCATGAAGCGTTGCCTGGCCCTGGCAGCGGAAATGCGGGTGGGAAAGACCAAAATGCTGGCGTCCCTGACCTGGCTCACGGCCGCTGCGGTCAGGTCTTCACTGAAAGAGATATTGATGAGGGCGTGCAAAGAAACCTCCCCTATGGCTTTTTTGCACGTTCGGACCAGGCTGGTTTTCTGTCAAGCCGAAATCCTCCCAATCTCAATGACGAAGGCTATTGATCCGCCCAGTTCAACTTCTCTGGCCCTTTTCGCCTCTTATCAAGCCATGGCTGGAACGGAGGCCGGGCAAGCCTGGCAGTTATGGCCCTCTGGTCCCGCCCTCATTCGCCTCCCGCCTAATCACCGCATCTGATGCGGCTATAAGGCGGGAGGCTTGATATGGACTGATCTGAAAGGGCTTGGAGCCAGCCCGGCTTGGGGCATTCAGGATGTTCCAGAGGGACAAACAGCCCTTAAAGGACAGCCAGAGCAAAGCGAGGTCTTTTTACAGAAATCTTTGCACTGGCGGACGATCTGGGCGTGAAAGTCATTGTAGAGGGTGACCTCCTGGGGAATGCGGGCACAGATGTAATCCTGCAGCTGGTGATAGTCCAGCCTTTCCACCGCGTGGCCGAGCCGCGACAAAAGCCTTTTGGTGTAAGCATCCACCACAAAGACCGGCAGCCCGCCGGCATAGAGGAGGATGGAATCAACCGTTTCCGGCCCCAAGCCCTTGAGGGCAAGCAGCCTGGCGCGCAGGTCCGATAGGTCTTCCGTGAACAAGCGGTCCAGATCGAAGCCGCAGGTTTCTGCCAAAAAATCGGCAAATCCCTTGAGGCGCAAAGCTTTCTGATTGTAGTAGAGGCTGGGGCGGAGCAGCGGGGCCAGGATCTCCACAGGCGTGGCGTGAACATCCCCGAGCGTGGTGATGCCGCTTTCCGCGAGTGCGGCCAAAGCCTTGGCCACATTGCCCCAGGCCACGCTTTGGGTGAGGATTGCGCCGATGATGATCTCGTCCCGGGTCTGGCCCGGCCACCATTTTTGGCAGCCATTGCGATTGAGCAGGAATTGGTATGTTTCCGGCAGGAGGAGAGGCGATTTGCTCGAGCCTGTCATGATTTTTGGTGAAGCGACGCGCTCTGGCTCAGCCGCCGCTGATCAGGTGATAGACGCTTACATCCGCCCCGGCAGGCACTTCCGTGGTATCCCAGTCAGCTTTTTTCACCAACTGGCCGTCGATCTTGATCACCAGCATCATGAAAGTGTAGTTCATCGCGGTGAGCACGTCGCGCACCGTCATGCCTTCCCGCCAGCTTATCTGATGCCCGTTGACGGTGACGCAGGGCGTCATTTCGCCGCCTCCAGAAGCAGTTCCAGACAGAGGTTGGCCTGCATATTGGCCACTGTCGCCACCCGCGCGGAAACCGGGCTTATTCCTGGCTCCAGCTCGGAAACGCCGTCGCCGACAATGATCAACCGGCCCAGAGTCTCGGTGTGGATCAATTCGTTTTTCCCCACCCCGGCAATGCCTGAAGCGGCGATGATATAGCGCTGGGGGAAGAGGCTTTGCCAGGCCTCGATCAGCATCTGCTTTTCCGCGGCAGCATCAAACGCTTCCAGCATGATGTCCGCCTGGGCAAAAATGCTGTCGATGTTGAGTGGGCTTACCTTGATGTGATATATGACCACGTTGGTGTAAGGGCTGATGTGGCGTAGATTGTCTTTCAGCGCGGCCACCTTGGGCAAGCCGACTTGGTTGAGGAAATACTGCTGACGGGCCAGGTTGGCGGTGGTCACCGAATCGTGGTCGGCAATGATGATTTTGCCAATACCTGCCCTGGTGAGGGATACGGCGATATTCGATCCCAAGCCCCCGGCCCCGGCTATGCCCACCACGGCTTTTTGCCAAACTTGCAGCTGGCTGGGGTCATGCCCGGAAAAGAGTTCTGTGTATAGCTTGTCCACGGCTCATCTCCGGATGTGAATCCTGATGTCGCCGCCGTTGTCGGTTCCCTTGAGGTTGGCTGTGAAACCCAGAATGATGTCCCGCAGCAGGTTTTGCACGAAGGGGACGATGGTGAGGGGCTGGCCGCCGATCTCAAGTTCGAGATCCTGCTGGCTGTCCAAAACGCAGTCGGAGCGCCCGGCCCGGCCCTGCACTATGTCCGCGGCTAGTTGCCAGCAGGTTTTTCCGCAGGCGGAGCAGCACTCCGGAGCGCTGTGGGGCAGGATATCGAAAGCTTTGCTGACGGCAAGTTCGATCAGTTGCGGCGTTTGTTCCTCGAGGGAAAACACCGGCAGGCCTTTGTAACTGCTGGTTTGGCCCGAGATCCGGCCACAGAGGCAAAAAACCGTCTCATCGATCAGTTCGTCCGCCTGGGCTGTGTCGTTGGCGCAGACTATCTTGGGCACGGCGGCATCTTTCATGCCTTCGATGATCAGCCACTCGGCGCTGAGCAAACTCAGCATCCGCGGCAGGTCAGGCGGTTGATCCAGGATCAGGGCGGCATCGCGCAAGCCGCGGGCAAATACCTGTGAAGCGCCGGCCTGGGCATGCTTCCAAGAATTTTTGCCCTCGCTGTCGGCCCGATAGGCCTCGGAGTGAATGTCCTTGATGGAGGCCACTTGAAAACCTTTCTGCGCCAAGGCGCTGATGAGGGCTACAGCTAGGGTGGTCTTGCCGCTGTGATGGTAGCCGATGATCCCGATCGCTTTCACACTCGCCTCAGCAGCAAAATGCAGTGCGCAGCCATCCCGCCTCCGCCTCCGGAAACTCCCAAACCCTCTTCCGTGGTCGCTTTCACGCTCACGTTGTCCCGGCCGGTATTCAGGTCCAGGGCCAGATTGGCCCGCATGTCGTCGATGTATGGACGGAGTTTGGGCCGCTCGGCGCAGACGGTGCAGTCGAGATTGGCCAGCGCCCAGCCGCGTTCACGCACCATCGCGTAGGTGCGGCGCAGCAGGTCGCGGCTGTCGGCGCCCGCGTAGGCGGGATCGGAATCGGGGAAATGAGCGCCGATATCGCCGAGAGCCAGGGCTCCCAGCAGGGCGTCGATCACCGCGTGGACCAGCACATCAGCGTCGGAATGACCCAGCAGTCCCAGATGAAAGGGGATCTGCACCCCACCGAGGATGAGTTTGCGTCCCGGTGCCAGGGTGTGAACGTCGTAGCCGTGGCCGATGCGAAACATGGCTCAATCCACCGTTATCGATTTGGACACGTTTTTAGGCACATCCGGATGCACCCCGTGGTCCGGAATGTTCAGCTTGTCCAGCTTTTTCATCTTGCGCAGGCTCATTTTCAGGGCCAGCATCTGCAGGGCGACGGTGGCTGAAAAGCAGGTCAGAAGTCCGTCTCCGGTCTTGGGCAGCATCACGTAGCCCCAGCCGTAGCGTCCTCCCTCGCGGGGATTGTCGCTGGCGTTCTTGAGCAGGCGCTCGTCTTCCTCGGCGATCACGTAGGTGTTGGCGCCGCGGATCTTATGGGTGTTGATCTGCGAAATGGAGAGATTCACGTCGCGGGTTTCGGGGCCGGTGACGTAAATGAGCGGATAATTGCGGTAGAGGGATTCAAAGAAGTCGTGGCTGTCCACGGTGGCGTGGAACAGCCTGTCCGCCGCTGGCGACAGATTGAAGGGCAGATTGCCGGTGAACATGTAGTTCACCAGGGCGTTGTAGATGTCCCGGGTTTCCTTGCGGCTGATGTTCTGCTCTTCAGCCCTGCCATCCAGGTTTTCGATCACCCCGCTGAAGGCGCGCATGAAGCTGCGGAGGTGCTTGAATCCGTAAACCGTGTTCTTGCCAAGGATGGTATTTGGCCCATGCTTGAATTCAGATGCTTCGCGGCCCTCAGCGTGATTGAGCACTGTTTCGCGGATCTTGAGAGCGCCTTCCATCGCCACGCCGCTGATTTTGGTGGCCAGGATGTGCAGCGAAGGCTCCATATAGATCTGGGCCGCGATGGAGTCGATTATGTCGGAGGTGTTTTCCAAAGTCTCGCGGATCAGGGAGGGTATCTGCGGCAGGGTCTGTTCCCGCGCTTCCAGTTTGGCTAGTTGCTCCCGGCGCCGTTCCTCGCTTTCAGGGCCAGACAGTTCCTGCAGTTTCATTTTGGCGGTGCGGATGGCCAGGTAGTAAAACAGGGTGATCTGATTCATGAAGCTCTTGGTGGCGGGTACGGCGATCTCCGGTCCGCAGAGGATCTGGATGGCGAGGTCGCCTTTTTCCACGCCCAAGGTGGAATTGAGGTTGTTCACCAGCACCACCTGGGAAGCCTTCACGCTGCTGGCTTCGAGGTCGTTGAAGATGTCGATGAGGTCCTTGGTCTCACCGGATTGGGATACGCCGATGATGAGGTCGTTATCCTTGATGCAGCGAGAATATTCGCCGCGGAAATCGCCCGGCAGGATGGGCATTATCTCCACACCCGCGATCTCGTTGAAAAAGAGGGCGCCGATCTTGGTGGCGTGAAAACTGGTGCCGCAGGCGATGGAGTAGGCATTGCGGCTGTGGTTGATGGTGTTTTTCACCCGTTCCAGAAAACCCTGCACGCTTAGCTCAAATTCTTGCACACTGTGGCTTTCGGATACCGCGTCGAAGGCCTTGGCCAGGATCAGCCGCCGGATGTCGTATTCCGGGCCGATCAGGTCGATAAAGGTGTTCTTATCGTTGGAGAAGAAATACTTCTTTTCGAAATCCTCCTGCACGGCCACTTCGAAAATGGCGCGGTAGGTGGCCTGGGCGGCCTCAAAGAAGCTGGCGATCTCCCCGGAGGCGAGCAGCGCATTGAAGACGGTGTTCCGTTCCTCGAGGTCATGGCAGTCCAAGATCTCTTTTAGCTTGGCATTGAGCAGATCATCAAGCTTTTCCCGCCGGATGAGTTCCAGCATGCGTTTGCCAGAGTTCGATCCGCCCTGGAACAGTTTCACCAGCTTGCCGGTGGATTCCACTTGGGCGAAGATCTCCTGCTCCATGAAATACTCAAACTCCGGCTGCAGTTCCACATCTTCGGCGCGCAGCCTGGAGAGCACCGGTTTGGTGTCGATCAGGTCGCCCGCCGCGTAGGTTTCGTCGGCGGCGTTCACGCGCTTGAAGCGGAGCTTCTTTTGCGCGTGGATATTATAGCCGGCGGAAGTGAATTCCACGAACTCGCCCTCGCGCAGATTCACCAGCAATTTGGTGTAGCGCAGCACCGCGGTGAGATCGGAGGAGGCCAGTTTGAAGGGCATGCCGTCCAGCTCGCCCACTCCGAAATAGAGACTACTGCCGGCTTTGATGGCCCACATCGTCTGAGTGGCGGGATCCACCACCACCGCCGCGTAAGAACCCACGATCTTTTCGGCTGTGTTGATGATGGCCCGGCGCATGCAGGCTTTTCTGAGCTCCGTGTCCACCGGATTTCCGGCTTTGTCCATCTCGATATCGAAAAAGTGTTCCACGCTGTGCACCAGCATCTCGCCATCGTTGTCCGAAAGAACGGTGTGGCCTTCTTTGGTCAGCCAGATCTTTAGTTCGCGGGTGTTGGTGATATTGCCGTTGTGAGCGCCGTAGAGATGGCGCTTGCATTTCACCTCGTGCGGCTGGGCATTGGTCTTGTCCACATTGCCAAAGGTGGCCCAGCGCACCTGTCCGCAGAACAGCTTTCCTGCCTGCTTCTCGATCCCCAGTGTCTTCACAAGGGTGCTTGGCGCGCCTACATCCTTCAGCAGGACAATGTTTTCGCCATCGCCCTGAAAAGCCGCGCCGGTGGAATCAAAACCCCGGTATTCCAAAGCCCGCAGCAGGCGCGAGGCGTATTCTCCCAGCTTCAGCGTGGTTTTGGGCAAAGCCAGACCCAGCACTCCGCAACCCAGACCGGGCACAGGCAAAGGCATCCGGATATCCTTGAAACAGCCCGCGAACTTGCGCAGGGCATTATTGTAGAGCTCATACAGGCGGGGCATGTTTGCTTCCTTTAGATCAAGCTGTTTTCGAGGATCTGCCGGGCGAAGAACAGATCAACCTCGTCGGTGATCTTCACATTCAGGTCCGAACAGAATTTATAGCGGACCCGGCCACCGTTGTGTTCCACCAAAGCGGAATCATCCGTGCTCACATAGCCTTCCTGGTAGGCGCGCTCGTAGGCGGCCAGGATCAGCTTGTAGGAGAAAACCTGAGGCGTGAACACCTGCACAAGATTGTGGCGGGGCACGGTTTGTTCAACATGGTCGCCCTGGATGCTTTTGATGGTGTTCTTGAGCCTGGCCACGGGGATCACGGCCTTGTCTCTGCGCGCGATCTCCAGCAGTTCTCCGATCAGGTCTTCCGTGATAAAGGGCCGCACGGCATCGTGAATGAACACGAACTCCGTTTCGGGAGGGCAGTTTTGCAGGGCGCCAAACACGCTGTCCTGCCTCTCGATACCACCGCTTACAACCAGCCAGGGCTTCAGGGCGTCCTCAAAATATCCGCGGATCAGGTCTTCACAGTAGCTCAGCTCCTCTTCCGGGGCGGTTACGATGATGTTGTCCACATAGGCGGAATTGAAAAACTTCTGCAGGGTGTGAATGAGGATGGGTATGCCGCCCAACCGCAGCCACTGTTTGCGGACGTTTCCGCCCATGCGGCTGCCGGAACCGGCGGCGGTCACGATCGCCGTGGTCATTGCTTCCATGAGTAAAAGATCCCCCTGTGTTCGCGCTTTACGCTGATTTTTTGCTCCGCGTGCAGCTGGCGCAGAAACTTGCTGACCTCGTTGATGTGCAGGCCCAGGGTGGCGGAGAGGTCTTCCGCCGTGGAGGGCCGGCGCTTGAGAGTTGCCGCGATGGCTGCTTCAA is a window of Candidatus Cloacimonadota bacterium DNA encoding:
- a CDS encoding SIS domain-containing protein → MPRLYELYNNALRKFAGCFKDIRMPLPVPGLGCGVLGLALPKTTLKLGEYASRLLRALEYRGFDSTGAAFQGDGENIVLLKDVGAPSTLVKTLGIEKQAGKLFCGQVRWATFGNVDKTNAQPHEVKCKRHLYGAHNGNITNTRELKIWLTKEGHTVLSDNDGEMLVHSVEHFFDIEMDKAGNPVDTELRKACMRRAIINTAEKIVGSYAAVVVDPATQTMWAIKAGSSLYFGVGELDGMPFKLASSDLTAVLRYTKLLVNLREGEFVEFTSAGYNIHAQKKLRFKRVNAADETYAAGDLIDTKPVLSRLRAEDVELQPEFEYFMEQEIFAQVESTGKLVKLFQGGSNSGKRMLELIRREKLDDLLNAKLKEILDCHDLEERNTVFNALLASGEIASFFEAAQATYRAIFEVAVQEDFEKKYFFSNDKNTFIDLIGPEYDIRRLILAKAFDAVSESHSVQEFELSVQGFLERVKNTINHSRNAYSIACGTSFHATKIGALFFNEIAGVEIMPILPGDFRGEYSRCIKDNDLIIGVSQSGETKDLIDIFNDLEASSVKASQVVLVNNLNSTLGVEKGDLAIQILCGPEIAVPATKSFMNQITLFYYLAIRTAKMKLQELSGPESEERRREQLAKLEAREQTLPQIPSLIRETLENTSDIIDSIAAQIYMEPSLHILATKISGVAMEGALKIRETVLNHAEGREASEFKHGPNTILGKNTVYGFKHLRSFMRAFSGVIENLDGRAEEQNISRKETRDIYNALVNYMFTGNLPFNLSPAADRLFHATVDSHDFFESLYRNYPLIYVTGPETRDVNLSISQINTHKIRGANTYVIAEEDERLLKNASDNPREGGRYGWGYVMLPKTGDGLLTCFSATVALQMLALKMSLRKMKKLDKLNIPDHGVHPDVPKNVSKSITVD
- the ispD gene encoding 2-C-methyl-D-erythritol 4-phosphate cytidylyltransferase — protein: MEAMTTAIVTAAGSGSRMGGNVRKQWLRLGGIPILIHTLQKFFNSAYVDNIIVTAPEEELSYCEDLIRGYFEDALKPWLVVSGGIERQDSVFGALQNCPPETEFVFIHDAVRPFITEDLIGELLEIARRDKAVIPVARLKNTIKSIQGDHVEQTVPRHNLVQVFTPQVFSYKLILAAYERAYQEGYVSTDDSALVEHNGGRVRYKFCSDLNVKITDEVDLFFARQILENSLI